Proteins found in one Paenibacillus sp. FSL R10-2782 genomic segment:
- the galU gene encoding UTP--glucose-1-phosphate uridylyltransferase GalU, with protein MKIRKAIIPAAGLGTRFLPATKAMPKEMLPIVDKPTIQYIIEEAVASGIEDIIIVTGKGKRAIEDHFDYSFELEHNLAAKEKWNLLNEVRKPTEMADIHYIRQKEPKGLGHAIWCARKFIGDEPFAVLLGDDIVESENPCLKQMMDVFDEYQRSVVGVKQVDWNEVHRYGIVEGHALTAKISEAERLVEKPKKEEATSNLAIMGRYILTPDIFDILGQQSAGVGGEIQLTDALSKLGEKNPILAYEFDGNRHDVGEKLGFIETTIHYALQHNEIKDEVLAYMRQVIEKMDQQKKVSP; from the coding sequence ATGAAAATCCGTAAAGCGATTATTCCTGCTGCGGGATTAGGAACCCGTTTTCTACCTGCTACCAAAGCGATGCCTAAGGAAATGCTTCCGATTGTAGATAAGCCAACCATTCAATATATTATCGAAGAGGCTGTAGCATCTGGGATTGAAGATATTATTATCGTTACTGGTAAAGGTAAAAGAGCTATTGAGGATCATTTTGATTACTCATTTGAGCTGGAGCATAATCTGGCCGCCAAGGAAAAATGGAATCTGCTCAATGAGGTGCGCAAGCCGACAGAAATGGCAGACATACACTACATCCGTCAGAAGGAGCCCAAAGGTTTAGGTCACGCTATATGGTGTGCACGTAAATTCATAGGGGATGAGCCTTTTGCCGTGCTTTTAGGTGATGACATTGTTGAGTCTGAGAATCCATGTCTCAAACAGATGATGGACGTTTTCGACGAGTATCAGCGCTCTGTTGTAGGTGTAAAGCAAGTGGATTGGAACGAGGTTCATCGTTACGGGATTGTTGAAGGGCATGCACTTACCGCCAAAATCTCGGAAGCAGAACGTCTGGTAGAGAAGCCGAAGAAAGAAGAAGCAACCTCCAACCTGGCGATCATGGGACGCTATATCTTGACGCCAGATATTTTCGACATCCTTGGTCAGCAATCCGCTGGAGTAGGCGGGGAGATTCAATTGACGGATGCATTGTCCAAACTGGGTGAAAAGAATCCGATCCTGGCTTATGAATTTGATGGAAATCGCCATGACGTTGGAGAAAAGTTAGGGTTCATTGAAACAACCATTCATTATGCTCTGCAGCATAATGAGATTAAAGATGAAGTGCTGGCTTATATGAGGCAAGTTATTGAAAAGATGGATCAGCAAAAAAAAGTATCACCGTAA
- a CDS encoding DUF3656 domain-containing protein, giving the protein MKSAVRREDVELLAPAGDWDCMRAAVANGADAIFFGVEKFNARARANNFRMEELPEIMAFLHSYGVKGFLTFNILVFENELEDAKELVDACVDAGVDALLAQDMGLVKMIRDISPDFPIHGSTQMTITSPEAVEFTKPYNIERVVLGRENNLKQIQKIGEQARLPMEVFVHGALCVSYSGQCLTSEMWGGRSANRGECAQACRLPYDLMVDGEQKPMADVTYLLSPKDLAAIDLLPELIGAGVISFKIEGRLKTPEYVANVVSKYRKAIDKYFEGDTSKTSKEDIRELQQSFSRGFTHGFLEGTNNKKLVDGTFPKSRGVYLGRVEQILRDGVVCRIDAPLKRGDGIVFDAGDPTQKEEGGRVYDIRRKGVKIEGEAGEGWIIDIVAGRNDVDLRRVHVGDRIWKTNDPALDKRLRQTYDTDKPYRVFPVHVRVSGSPGQPLSTWWTDVQKGTTVRVDSELELETAQKRPMTRELLEEQFGRLGGTVFQLEEMDVHLHGDVIVPMRELNSIRRQAVELLAGERPKPPVYTKRAVEVYGDASVPASPVARGQAELTALCRSLPQVEAALEAGVEFIYADFEFIKQFPAAVEAVHAAGRRIALATPRIHMPGENGYHNNILRLKPDAVLVRNPGALYFYMRHRLENPDAHHPQLIGDFSLNVANHKAADLFLDSGCDLVTPSYDLNIQQMVDMLRRTRTDKLEIVIQQHMPMFHTEHCVYCTFMSEGTDYTNCGRPCEDHRASLRDRIGMSHPVRVDEGCRNTVYNAIEQSGAEYLSNFMELGVSRYRVEFLEETPEQVREVIDLYNRALRGEISGTQVWKTLKATNQLGVTRGQLVK; this is encoded by the coding sequence ATGAAATCAGCAGTACGAAGAGAAGATGTCGAGCTTCTGGCACCGGCCGGTGACTGGGATTGTATGCGTGCGGCGGTGGCGAATGGAGCCGATGCGATCTTTTTCGGAGTAGAAAAGTTCAATGCACGGGCGCGGGCGAACAATTTCCGTATGGAAGAACTGCCTGAAATTATGGCGTTTTTGCATAGCTATGGGGTTAAGGGTTTTTTGACATTCAATATATTGGTGTTTGAAAACGAGCTGGAGGACGCCAAGGAACTGGTCGATGCCTGCGTGGATGCGGGTGTGGACGCGTTGCTTGCTCAGGATATGGGCTTGGTGAAAATGATCCGCGATATTTCGCCGGATTTTCCGATCCATGGTTCTACCCAGATGACAATTACCTCGCCGGAGGCGGTAGAGTTTACGAAACCGTACAACATTGAACGGGTCGTGCTCGGACGTGAGAATAACTTAAAACAGATTCAAAAAATAGGGGAGCAAGCGAGACTTCCGATGGAAGTATTTGTACATGGCGCGTTATGTGTATCTTACTCGGGTCAATGCTTGACTTCTGAAATGTGGGGCGGGCGCTCTGCGAACCGCGGCGAATGCGCACAGGCATGCCGTTTGCCTTACGATCTGATGGTGGATGGCGAGCAAAAGCCGATGGCCGATGTGACGTACCTACTGTCACCTAAGGATCTGGCTGCAATTGATCTGCTGCCGGAGTTGATTGGGGCAGGTGTCATCTCTTTTAAAATTGAAGGAAGACTGAAAACGCCTGAATATGTGGCCAACGTGGTCAGCAAGTACCGTAAGGCGATTGATAAGTATTTCGAAGGTGACACGTCCAAGACCAGCAAAGAAGATATCCGCGAGCTTCAGCAAAGCTTTTCACGCGGCTTTACGCACGGGTTTCTGGAAGGAACGAATAACAAGAAGCTGGTTGATGGTACGTTCCCGAAAAGCCGGGGTGTGTATCTGGGCCGGGTGGAACAAATCCTTCGTGACGGCGTTGTGTGCCGTATTGATGCACCGCTGAAGCGTGGCGACGGTATTGTATTCGATGCGGGAGATCCCACGCAAAAAGAAGAAGGCGGACGCGTATACGATATCCGTCGCAAGGGTGTAAAGATCGAAGGCGAAGCCGGAGAAGGCTGGATCATCGACATCGTAGCGGGACGCAACGATGTCGATCTGCGCCGTGTACATGTCGGCGACCGCATTTGGAAGACCAACGACCCGGCGCTGGACAAGCGTTTGCGCCAGACGTACGACACCGACAAGCCGTACCGCGTCTTCCCGGTACATGTGCGTGTCAGCGGCTCTCCAGGGCAGCCGCTGTCGACCTGGTGGACCGATGTGCAGAAAGGCACGACGGTCCGTGTGGATTCCGAGCTGGAACTTGAAACCGCCCAGAAGCGTCCAATGACGCGCGAACTGCTTGAGGAGCAGTTCGGCCGACTGGGCGGAACGGTGTTCCAGCTGGAAGAAATGGACGTCCACCTGCATGGGGACGTCATCGTGCCGATGCGCGAGCTGAACAGTATCCGCCGTCAGGCGGTGGAATTGCTCGCGGGCGAGCGCCCCAAACCGCCCGTGTACACGAAGCGGGCGGTAGAGGTGTATGGCGATGCATCGGTTCCCGCATCGCCAGTGGCACGCGGTCAGGCAGAACTGACCGCGCTGTGCCGCAGCCTCCCGCAGGTTGAGGCTGCGCTGGAGGCCGGCGTGGAGTTCATCTACGCCGATTTCGAGTTCATCAAGCAATTCCCGGCAGCCGTGGAGGCTGTACACGCCGCAGGGCGCCGAATTGCGCTGGCGACCCCGCGTATTCACATGCCGGGTGAAAACGGCTACCACAACAACATCCTGCGTCTGAAGCCAGATGCTGTGCTGGTACGCAATCCGGGGGCGCTGTATTTCTACATGCGTCATCGGCTGGAAAATCCGGACGCACATCATCCGCAACTGATTGGTGACTTCTCGTTGAATGTCGCCAACCACAAAGCGGCTGATTTGTTCCTGGATTCAGGCTGCGACCTGGTTACGCCGTCGTATGATCTGAACATCCAGCAAATGGTCGATATGCTCAGACGCACACGTACCGATAAGCTGGAGATCGTGATCCAGCAGCATATGCCGATGTTCCATACCGAACATTGCGTATATTGTACCTTCATGAGCGAAGGCACAGACTACACCAACTGCGGGCGTCCTTGTGAGGACCATCGCGCATCCCTGCGCGACCGGATTGGTATGTCTCACCCCGTTCGCGTGGACGAAGGCTGCCGCAACACGGTATACAACGCCATCGAGCAATCAGGTGCCGAGTACCTGTCCAACTTTATGGAGCTGGGCGTGTCCCGCTACCGCGTGGAGTTTTTGGAGGAGACACCGGAGCAGGTACGAGAGGTGATTGACCTCTACAACCGTGCCCTGCGCGGAGAAATCAGCGGCACACAGGTCTGGAAGACGCTTAAAGCAACGAATCAGTTGGGTGTTACACGCGGGCAACTAGTGAAGTAA